One window of Parasegetibacter sp. NRK P23 genomic DNA carries:
- a CDS encoding T9SS type A sorting domain-containing protein: protein MSGLTASLVNNKEVQLQWELSDEKNILHFEIQHSTNGRSFSAVGIVKFKLNTEASKAAYTFLHTQPVSGKNYYRIKTVYLNRSAEQSVIVPIQYSTDEKDKKEAVVFPNPSANGIVYFSTTSSRSAQYQLYVFDLDGKLVRQKLIQSNQTTILQQLSKGTYLFEIFKNDERIDSGQLIVR, encoded by the coding sequence GTGAGCGGACTAACTGCTTCTCTGGTAAACAACAAAGAAGTTCAGTTGCAATGGGAATTGTCCGATGAGAAGAACATTCTTCATTTCGAAATTCAGCATTCCACCAACGGAAGAAGTTTCAGCGCGGTAGGCATCGTTAAATTCAAACTCAATACCGAGGCTTCCAAAGCGGCTTATACTTTCCTGCATACACAACCGGTTTCCGGAAAGAATTACTACCGCATAAAAACGGTGTACCTTAACCGCAGCGCTGAGCAGTCTGTTATCGTCCCAATACAATACTCCACGGATGAAAAGGATAAAAAGGAAGCGGTTGTTTTCCCCAATCCTTCGGCAAATGGCATTGTATATTTCTCTACAACATCCTCCCGTTCCGCGCAGTATCAACTGTATGTATTTGACCTGGACGGAAAACTGGTGCGGCAAAAACTGATTCAATCCAACCAGACCACCATCCTGCAACAACTCAGTAAAGGAACCTACCTTTTC
- a CDS encoding DUF6089 family protein yields MKKKLHSFLGTGVFVGLLLSWQTSFSQSLSFGNPGLEIGLNVAPMNFLGDVGGNYGEGKRFLKDNNFEFFRLMKGVYATAHLSPAFGIRVAVNVGRLEGHDSVINGKGGLEEARRARDLGFRSNLLEAYGAIEFYPTVFFEDDPSDVWHKFRPYGVIGAGIFKFNPQAEYINPATKAKTWVDLKPLRTEGQGMAEYPDRKEYKLTETLIPVGIGFKYYVNERFHVGFEVMHRVTFTDYIDDVSTNYIDPALFANYLPANQVAVAYQMSDRQNFFQSNTRPGFTRREGDQRGNPKQNDSFFSAGIKLGWRVGSLLDKASLRQTRCPVW; encoded by the coding sequence ATGAAGAAGAAGTTACACTCTTTTTTGGGAACGGGTGTATTCGTAGGGTTGCTCTTATCCTGGCAAACATCCTTCTCGCAATCGCTCTCTTTTGGAAACCCCGGCCTTGAAATAGGGCTGAACGTCGCCCCGATGAACTTCCTGGGGGATGTGGGCGGAAACTACGGAGAAGGCAAACGATTCCTCAAAGACAACAATTTCGAATTTTTCCGGTTAATGAAAGGCGTATATGCCACCGCGCACCTTTCTCCCGCGTTTGGTATTCGTGTAGCCGTGAACGTTGGTCGGCTTGAAGGACACGATAGTGTGATCAATGGCAAAGGCGGCCTTGAAGAAGCCCGTCGTGCACGTGATCTCGGCTTTAGGTCTAACCTCCTCGAGGCGTATGGCGCCATTGAATTTTACCCCACCGTATTTTTTGAAGACGATCCTTCTGATGTATGGCACAAGTTCCGCCCCTACGGTGTGATTGGCGCGGGTATCTTCAAATTCAATCCCCAGGCGGAATACATCAATCCTGCCACCAAAGCAAAAACATGGGTTGACCTTAAACCCTTGCGTACCGAAGGACAGGGCATGGCCGAATATCCCGACAGGAAGGAATATAAACTCACTGAAACACTCATCCCCGTTGGCATTGGATTCAAATACTATGTGAACGAACGTTTCCATGTAGGATTCGAAGTGATGCACCGCGTTACCTTCACCGATTACATTGATGATGTAAGCACCAACTACATTGATCCCGCATTATTCGCCAATTACCTGCCAGCGAATCAGGTAGCGGTGGCCTACCAGATGTCGGACAGACAAAACTTTTTCCAGAGCAATACCCGTCCTGGTTTCACCCGTCGCGAAGGTGATCAGCGTGGTAACCCCAAGCAGAACGACTCTTTCTTTTCGGCCGGCATCAAACTGGGTTGGAGAGTAGGAAGCCTGCTTGATAAAGCATCGCTCCGCCAGACCCGTTGCCCGGTATGGTAA
- a CDS encoding GNAT family N-acetyltransferase, which yields MQKQGSFPRVEWICKHFSELNTEALYQIVQLRIEVFIVEQQCVFQDLDNKDRVCDHLMAWQEGKLVAYTRLVPPGVSYEEPSIGRVVTSPLVRRTGIGRILMEKSIALVHNKYGKIPIKIGAQCYLNKFYTSLGFISEGDVYLEDGIEHVAMRLPV from the coding sequence ATGCAAAAGCAGGGTAGTTTTCCACGGGTAGAGTGGATTTGTAAACATTTTTCTGAATTGAATACTGAAGCGTTGTACCAGATCGTTCAATTGCGGATCGAAGTATTTATCGTGGAGCAGCAGTGCGTTTTCCAGGACCTGGACAATAAGGACCGGGTTTGCGACCACCTGATGGCCTGGCAGGAAGGGAAGCTGGTCGCATACACCAGGCTGGTGCCACCGGGTGTTTCTTACGAAGAACCATCTATCGGAAGGGTGGTTACTTCCCCATTGGTGCGGAGAACAGGTATCGGGAGAATATTGATGGAAAAATCAATCGCGCTGGTACACAATAAATACGGAAAAATCCCGATTAAGATAGGAGCACAATGCTACCTTAACAAATTTTACACATCTCTGGGATTTATTTCCGAAGGTGATGTTTACCTGGAAGATGGCATTGAGCACGTGGCTATGAGGCTGCCGGTCTAA
- a CDS encoding replication-associated recombination protein A, whose amino-acid sequence MLVPNIPLAERLRPQQLDDLAGQQHLTGPGSILRKAIAQGKIPSMILWGPPGVGKTTMAHIIAHTLEVPFYTLSAISSGVKEVREVIEKAKLDSQSILFIDEIHRFNKGQQDALLGAVEKGTVTLIGATTENPSFEVNSALLSRCQVYVLKALDKDDLLRLIEDAFRRDDYLREIEVQVKETEALLRISGGDGRKLLNLLELVVTTLGKNGVITDDAVMEIAQQKVAMYDKQGEQHYDIISAFIKSIRGSDPNAAVYWLARMLAGGEDIKFIARRLVILASEDIGNANPNALLLANATFEAVNKIGNPEARIILSQCATYLAASAKSNASYMAINEAMAMVSREGDLPVPMHLRNAPTKLMKELGYKQGYQYSHDYNKNFSPQEYLPEKIAGTKFYDPGKNAREEELRKHLRSLWQEKYGY is encoded by the coding sequence ATGTTAGTACCCAATATACCGCTTGCGGAACGGCTTCGTCCACAACAACTGGACGATCTTGCCGGGCAGCAGCACCTTACCGGGCCAGGCAGCATTCTACGCAAAGCTATCGCCCAGGGCAAAATTCCTTCCATGATCCTGTGGGGGCCACCGGGCGTGGGAAAGACTACGATGGCCCATATTATAGCCCATACCCTTGAAGTGCCGTTCTACACGTTAAGCGCAATTTCTTCCGGCGTGAAAGAAGTACGTGAAGTGATTGAAAAGGCCAAACTGGATAGCCAGTCGATCCTCTTCATAGACGAGATACACCGGTTCAACAAAGGGCAGCAGGACGCCTTATTGGGCGCAGTGGAGAAAGGTACCGTAACACTGATCGGCGCCACCACCGAAAACCCATCTTTCGAAGTGAACAGCGCCTTGTTGAGCAGGTGCCAGGTATATGTATTGAAGGCATTAGATAAAGATGATCTCCTGCGACTGATAGAAGACGCTTTCCGGCGCGATGATTACCTGCGGGAAATTGAAGTCCAGGTGAAAGAAACAGAAGCCCTCTTGCGCATATCCGGCGGGGATGGCAGAAAATTGCTTAACCTTTTGGAACTGGTGGTCACCACCTTGGGAAAGAACGGCGTAATTACCGATGATGCCGTGATGGAGATCGCCCAGCAAAAAGTGGCGATGTATGATAAACAAGGCGAGCAGCATTACGATATTATTTCCGCTTTCATTAAATCCATCCGCGGAAGCGATCCCAATGCCGCGGTGTACTGGCTCGCGAGGATGCTGGCGGGAGGAGAGGATATTAAGTTCATCGCCCGCAGGCTGGTAATCCTGGCCAGTGAAGATATCGGCAACGCGAATCCTAATGCGCTGTTGCTGGCCAATGCCACTTTTGAGGCCGTGAACAAGATCGGTAACCCCGAAGCACGGATCATTCTGTCGCAATGCGCCACCTACCTGGCGGCATCCGCCAAAAGTAACGCCTCTTATATGGCCATCAACGAAGCGATGGCAATGGTAAGCAGGGAAGGGGACCTCCCGGTTCCCATGCACCTCCGCAACGCGCCCACCAAACTGATGAAGGAACTGGGCTACAAACAAGGCTACCAGTATTCCCACGATTACAATAAAAATTTCTCCCCACAGGAATACCTTCCTGAAAAAATCGCCGGAACAAAGTTTTATGATCCCGGGAAAAACGCCAGGGAAGAAGAACTGCGCAAACACCTGAGAAGTTTGTGGCAGGAAAAATATGGGTATTAA
- a CDS encoding PadR family transcriptional regulator — protein sequence MNNSGLYRGCLEPIVLQLLKERKRMYGYEITQEVKQRSNGALHITEGALYPLLHRLEADGALEVETAREGNRIRKYYKLTEAGKKASAKAMDELKSFLETMHTIIKPQFT from the coding sequence ATGAACAATTCAGGTTTATACCGGGGATGCCTGGAGCCGATCGTGCTTCAACTTTTAAAAGAGCGGAAGCGCATGTATGGATATGAAATTACACAAGAGGTCAAACAGCGGAGTAATGGGGCGCTACATATTACCGAAGGCGCTTTATACCCCTTGCTCCACAGACTTGAAGCTGACGGCGCACTGGAAGTGGAGACCGCAAGAGAAGGGAACCGCATCCGAAAATATTACAAGTTAACGGAAGCCGGGAAAAAAGCATCCGCCAAAGCGATGGATGAGTTGAAATCATTCCTTGAAACAATGCACACCATCATAAAACCTCAATTCACCTGA